GATGTGCACCGCAGGGTGTTCCAGCGCCCGCAGGAGGCGCCGGGTCTGCTGCGCAGGGCTTAGCTGGAAGTGGGAGTGCACCGCCACCAGCACCACCTCGAGGCCCCACAGCACTTCCTCGGGGTAGTCCAGCGAGCCATCGGCTCCGATCTCCACCTCGGCCCCGGCCAACAAGTAGGGCTTGCCGCCGGTTTGTTCGTTGACCTTGCGAATCTCCTGCAAACGGGCCTGCACCTGGTGAAGCGGCACCCCATGGGCTATCTTGAGGCTCTGGGAGTGGTCGGTGACGGCCAGGTATTCGTAGCCTAGCTTGCCTGCGGCGCGGGCCAGCTCGAGCAAACTGGCCTTGCCATCCGACCACCGGGAGTGCACCTGGAGGTCGCCACGAACCTCCTCGAGCTGCACCAGCCGGGGCAGCCGTCCGGCCAGGGCCGCCTCGATTTCACCGCCGTCCTCCCGCAAGGGGGGTGGAATCCAGGGCAGACCGAGGGCCCGGTAGACCCCTTCTTCGTCCTCACCTGCAACCCGGGCCTTTCCCCGCCAGACCCCGTACTCGTTGAGCTTGAGGCCCTGCTTCTGGGCCAGGGTTCGCAGCTTGATGCTGTGGGCCTTGGAGCCGGTCAGGTACTGCAAGCCGCTCCCCCAGGCCGCCGGGGGTACGGTCTTGAAGTCTACCTGCAAGCCTTCCAGCAAAAAGACCGTGGCCCGGTTCTCCCCCACCGCCTCCACATCGGCAATGCCCGGCAACCGCACCAGGGCCGCCAGCACCTCGGCAGGCTTTAGGGTGGCAATCAGAAAATCGAGGTCGCCCACCGTCTCGCGGTAGCGCCGGAGCGAGCCGCACACCTCGGCCTGCACCACCCCCGGCTGGGCCCGCACCTGACGAAGCAGATCCCTGGCCTGCCCCAGCACCGCGCCCAGGGGCCTGCGCTGGGTAGCGGCCTCGGCCAGGGCCAGGTTTTCCAGCAGATGCTGGCGTTTTTTCTCGCCAAAACCGGGCAACCTCCGCACCTGGCCCGAGGTCAGGGCGGCCTCGAGCTTGGCCAGCGAGTCCACCCCCAGCCGTTCCCACAGCAGCCTGGCGGTTTTGGGCCCCACCCCCGGCACCCGCAGCACCTCCAGCACCCCAGGGGGCACCTGGCGGGCCAGCCGGGCGTGGGCCTGGATGTCACCGGTGCGCAAATATTCCTGAATTTTGGCGGCCAGGTCTGGGCCAATGGCCGGAAGGGCCTCGAGGGCTTCGGTTCCCTGGGCCGCCAGTGCCTCGATGGGGGCCTCGAGGTCGGCCAGGGTGCGGGCAGCCTGGGCGTAAGCCCGCACCCGAAAGGGGTTCTCGCCCAGGAAGGCCAGCATCTCGGCCATCTCCTGAAACCGCCGGGCAATCTCGGCGTTTTTCATCGCACCAACAGCACCGGAGCGCGGGACAGCGCCAGCAACTGCGAAAGCCCCTCCCCTTCCAGCAGGGGCAGGTCGGCCCCCAGCACCAGCCCGTCGCAGCCACTGCGCTCGAAGACCTGTGCGAGCTGTTCCAGGGTGGCCGCCCCCAGGTGCATCGGCCGAACCAGAACCCCCTGCCGCACCTGCCAGGCCTGCACCCGGGCTGCCAGCTCGCTGCCAGGCCCCAGCATCAGAACCGTTAGAGGTTCGGTGCGGCTCTCCATCCAGGCCAGGGCCGCGTCCAGCACGGCTTCGGGCTGCCGGGCCTGGGGGTGCAGGACTACCATCGGATGCCGGAAGGCCCTCCCGCGCGGCTGCAACAGCACCCACCGGGCCGCCTCGGGCAGTACCAGGCGCAGCGCGGAGGGGGTCGGCACCGT
The DNA window shown above is from Meiothermus sp. CFH 77666 and carries:
- the polX gene encoding DNA polymerase/3'-5' exonuclease PolX; translation: MKNAEIARRFQEMAEMLAFLGENPFRVRAYAQAARTLADLEAPIEALAAQGTEALEALPAIGPDLAAKIQEYLRTGDIQAHARLARQVPPGVLEVLRVPGVGPKTARLLWERLGVDSLAKLEAALTSGQVRRLPGFGEKKRQHLLENLALAEAATQRRPLGAVLGQARDLLRQVRAQPGVVQAEVCGSLRRYRETVGDLDFLIATLKPAEVLAALVRLPGIADVEAVGENRATVFLLEGLQVDFKTVPPAAWGSGLQYLTGSKAHSIKLRTLAQKQGLKLNEYGVWRGKARVAGEDEEGVYRALGLPWIPPPLREDGGEIEAALAGRLPRLVQLEEVRGDLQVHSRWSDGKASLLELARAAGKLGYEYLAVTDHSQSLKIAHGVPLHQVQARLQEIRKVNEQTGGKPYLLAGAEVEIGADGSLDYPEEVLWGLEVVLVAVHSHFQLSPAQQTRRLLRALEHPAVHILAHPTARMLGQRKGLEADWEKIFRRAKALGKALEINGYYDRMDLPDTLARQAGGLGLCFSLATDAHQLDHLRFMELAVGTAQRAWLGPGQILNTRPLAALLDWLRAVRG